In Scatophagus argus isolate fScaArg1 chromosome 7, fScaArg1.pri, whole genome shotgun sequence, a genomic segment contains:
- the pidd1 gene encoding p53-induced death domain-containing protein 1 isoform X1, giving the protein MDRSSKGRGAPDEEHDGDQADGWIGLSEAEEVSPACSPPKTSPKCGVPDLSGDIFALRFSEEKSDRETGPMVLSDVIAEGQAEVDDTGRDAPSVSPSILMDTCAPSISSLSSSCSSTHHHPNLSSSLSSSSSVVSLTPPLPPSVELPAVMTDTRLTLDVYLGGAAALPLLWGSIPGQLMSIQYLRLGSEDKAGLDGALDVLPYLNELRSLAIRGHCFYDSQGDPLPGLLTSLPSSVSSLSHLVHLDLSFNQLSCLPSCLLTLPVLSSLLLCHNHLSALPPDIGQLSSLTYLSLMGNELVCLPPSLGQLKALQTLDISHNLLQQLPDEIGFLEELVKLELSHNKLNQLPESMGSLLSLRELVIYSNDLRLLPHCLNKLPRLKIDVRDNPLGQPPTPPPLPPAPDQAETKIPELHLGFNQHSFCVSSAGCHVFLPGGAELLFPPGCLLTTTRLEWLEKRPERKWVLLEEHDILLSRPLELRPHGITFLKPVEVCVPYHRTKRREVVVQRFDGQSWSILPTVLRRGNESHSSHPGGRPARLACCAVRQFSWFMAVSRPVKDSCSVTPAGALLVSSSDPGIKLHFPPDSTVQTRTITLQVLQVSVSEVQAVCGDPQARVSPLLCLSQSLSTDFLQPIKVQIPLPSGVTGNTVDMSSLHLLHGDPTAQTWTDITSQVSLYVTHLYAIFYITHFSWYWLWYTTQQCVSGVVRKVYQRLKQFKVQFLVLQRKTDPSQVILQCLPSNKVDSRVQSLSEQYDGPQPSDLCDLLEGEQFFAGFERGLDISTERPDCVGGRLCFVFYSSLKNLKEVYICSAEGHKGPVRGQVSFYRGEIPNNLPEDVARKRKGHDNQWLATLPLRLPALNSENNFIMEELQHPPLNLGDPESGYLTEANLLSISLQIGQDWRVIGINLGLSYQELDRIQYKYSTAKASKETRWSKIYCD; this is encoded by the exons ATGGACAGAAGCAGCAAGGGACGCGGAGCTCCTGATGAGGAACATGATGGAGACCAGGCAGACGGTTGGATTGGACTGTCGGAAGCAGAGGAAGTGTCACCTGCATGCAGTCCACCAAAAACATCACCCAAATGTGGAGTACCAGACCTTTCGGGGGACATTTTTGCTCTGAGGTTCTCTGAGGAGAAATCAGATAGAGAGACTGGACCAATGGTATTAAGTGATGTGATAGCTGAAGGCCAAGCAGAAGTTGATGACACGGGGAGGGATGCTCCCTCTGTGTCACCCTCTATCCTCATGGACACATGCGCTCCTTCCATATCAAGCCTGTCCTCCTCATGCTCCTCCACCCATCATCATCCCAATTTGTCTTCGTCCttatcttcctcttcctctgtcgTGTCTCTGACTCCACCCTTGCCTCCTTCTGTGGAGCTGCCAGCTGTGATGACTGACACAAGGCTGACCCTGGATGTGTACCTGGGGGGAGCAGCTGCACTGCCTCTCCTTTGGGGATCCATCCCAGGGCAGCTAATGTCCATCCAGTACCTGAGACTGGGCTCCGAGGATAAAGCAGGTCTGGATGGTGCACTGGATGTCCTACCCTACCTGAATGAGCTGCGCTCACTGGCTATTCGGG GACACTGTTTTTATGACTCGCAAGGTGACCCCCTGCCTGGCCTCCTCACCTCTTTGCCCTCATCCGTTTCCTCCCTGTCTCATCTGGTACACCTGGATCTCTCCTTCAACCAGCTCTCCTGCCTACCATCCTGCCTTCTCACCTTGCCTGTGTTGTCATCCTTGCTCCTCTGTCACAACCACCTCTCAGCTTTGCCTCCAGATATAGGCCAGCTGTCTTCCCTTACCTACCTCTCCCTCATGGGGAATGAGCTGGTCTGTCTTCCCCCGAGTCTGGGTCAACTGAAAGCGCTACAAACACTGGATATTTCACATAATCTCCTTCAGCAACTACCCGATGAAATTGGTTTTCTGGAGGAGCTTGTTAAGCTGGAATTGTCCCATAACAAGTTGAATCAGCTACCAGAGAGCATGG gctctctcctctcccttaGGGAGCTTGTCATCTACAGCAATGACCTCCGCCTGCTCCCACATTGCCTGAACAAACTGCCTCGGCTGAAAATAGATGTGCGTGACAATCCTTTGGGACAACcccctactcctcctcctctccctcctgcaCCTG ATCAAGCCGAAACAAAAATTCCAGAACTGCACCTAGGATTTAATCAGCACAG TTTCTGTGTTTCGTCTGCTGGTTGTCATGTGTTTCTCCCAGGGGGGGCTGAGCTGCTGTTCCCCCCGGGGTGCTTGTTGACAACCACAAGACTGGAGTGGCTTGAGAAAAGGCCAGAAAGGAAGTGGGTGTTGCTGGAGGAGCATGACATCTTACTGAGTCGACCACTGGAACTCCGTCCTCATGGAATTACATTTCTGAAG cctgtggaggtgtgtgtgccATACCATCGGACAAAAAGaagggaggtggtggtgcagagGTTTGATGGACAGTCATGGAGTATTTTGCCCACTGTTCTGAGGAGAGGAAACGAGAGCCATAGCAGTCATCCTGGCGGGCGTCCAGCCAGG CTGGCCTGCTGTGCAGTGCGCCAGTTCTCCTGGTTTATGGCTGTGTCCCGTCCAGTAAAGGACAGCTGCTCTGTTACGCCAGCTGGAGCTCTGCTGGTGTCCAGCTCTGACCCTGGAATTAAGCTCCACTTCCCTCCAGACTCCACCGTGCAGACCCGCACTATAACTTTACAG GTGCTGCAGGTGTCTGTGTCAGAGGTACAGGCAGTGTGTGGTGATCCTCAGGCCAGAGTCAGccctcttctctgcctctcccagTCTCTCAGCACAGATTTCCTGCAGCCTATCAAAGTTCAGATCCCTCTGCCATCTGGAGTCACAG GCAATACAGTTGATATGTCCAGTTTGCATCTGCTACACGGAGACCCCACTGCCCAAACCTGGACTGACATTACATCACAAGTGTCTCTCTACGTCACCCATCTGTATGCCATTTTCTACATCACACATTTCTCCTG GTACTGGCTCTGGTACACCACTCAGCAATGTGTTAGTGGGGTGGTCAGGAAGGTCTATCAAAGGCTAAAACAGTTCAAAGTCCAGTTTCTTGTGCTCCAGCGGAAGACTGATCCTTCACAAGTTATACTACAGTGTTTACCTTCTAACAAG GTGGACAGCAGAGTGCAGTCTTTGTCAGAGCAATATGACGGACCTCAACCTTCAGATCTGTGTGACCTGCTGGAAGGAGAGCAGTTCTTTGCCGGCTTTGAGAGGGGCTTGGATATCAGCACAG AAAGACCAGACTGTGTGGGTGGAaggctgtgttttgtgttttactcCAGCCTGAAGAATCTGAAGGAAGTGTACATCTGTTCAGCTGAGGGTCATAAGGGACCAGTGAGAGGACAA GTGTCTTTTTATAGAGGGGAGATTCCCAACAATCTCCCAGAGGATGTggcgaggaagaggaaaggacaTGACAACCAGTGGCTTGCAACCTTACCGCTAAGACTCCCG GCTCTAAActcagaaaataatttcatcatGGAAGAGCTCCAGCATCCTCCTCTGAACCTGGGTGACCCTGAGAGCGGCTACCTGACAGAAGCCAACCTGCTGTCCATCTCTCTTCAGATAGGACAGGACTGGCGTGTTATTGGTATTAATCTTGGCTTAAGCTACCAGGAGTTGGACCGCATCCAGTACAAGTACAG CACAGCCAAAGCCTCTAAGGAAACAAGATGGAGTAAGATTTACTGTGACTGA
- the pidd1 gene encoding p53-induced death domain-containing protein 1 isoform X2: MDRSSKGRGAPDEEHDGDQADGWIGLSEAEEVSPACSPPKTSPKCGVPDLSGDIFALRFSEEKSDRETGPMVLSDVIAEGQAEVDDTGRDAPSVSPSILMDTCAPSISSLSSSCSSTHHHPNLSSSLSSSSSVVSLTPPLPPSVELPAVMTDTRLTLDVYLGGAAALPLLWGSIPGQLMSIQYLRLGSEDKAGLDGALDVLPYLNELRSLAIRGHCFYDSQGDPLPGLLTSLPSSVSSLSHLVHLDLSFNQLSCLPSCLLTLPVLSSLLLCHNHLSALPPDIGQLSSLTYLSLMGNELVCLPPSLGQLKALQTLDISHNLLQQLPDEIGFLEELVKLELSHNKLNQLPESMGSLLSLRELVIYSNDLRLLPHCLNKLPRLKIDVRDNPLGQPPTPPPLPPAPDQAETKIPELHLGFNQHSFCVSSAGCHVFLPGGAELLFPPGCLLTTTRLEWLEKRPERKWVLLEEHDILLSRPLELRPHGITFLKPVEVCVPYHRTKRREVVVQRFDGQSWSILPTVLRRGNESHSSHPGGRPARLACCAVRQFSWFMAVSRPVKDSCSVTPAGALLVSSSDPGIKLHFPPDSTVQTRTITLQVLQVSVSEVQAVCGDPQARVSPLLCLSQSLSTDFLQPIKVQIPLPSGVTGNTVDMSSLHLLHGDPTAQTWTDITSQVSLYVTHLYAIFYITHFSWYWLWYTTQQCVSGVVRKVYQRLKQFKVQFLVLQRKTDPSQVILQCLPSNKVDSRVQSLSEQYDGPQPSDLCDLLEGEQFFAGFERGLDISTERPDCVGGRLCFVFYSSLKNLKEVYICSAEGHKGPVRGQVSFYRGEIPNNLPEDVARKRKGHDNQWLATLPLRLPALNSENNFIMEELQHPPLNLGDPESGYLTEANLLSISLQIGQDWRVIGINLGLSYQELDRIQYKYSQSL; the protein is encoded by the exons ATGGACAGAAGCAGCAAGGGACGCGGAGCTCCTGATGAGGAACATGATGGAGACCAGGCAGACGGTTGGATTGGACTGTCGGAAGCAGAGGAAGTGTCACCTGCATGCAGTCCACCAAAAACATCACCCAAATGTGGAGTACCAGACCTTTCGGGGGACATTTTTGCTCTGAGGTTCTCTGAGGAGAAATCAGATAGAGAGACTGGACCAATGGTATTAAGTGATGTGATAGCTGAAGGCCAAGCAGAAGTTGATGACACGGGGAGGGATGCTCCCTCTGTGTCACCCTCTATCCTCATGGACACATGCGCTCCTTCCATATCAAGCCTGTCCTCCTCATGCTCCTCCACCCATCATCATCCCAATTTGTCTTCGTCCttatcttcctcttcctctgtcgTGTCTCTGACTCCACCCTTGCCTCCTTCTGTGGAGCTGCCAGCTGTGATGACTGACACAAGGCTGACCCTGGATGTGTACCTGGGGGGAGCAGCTGCACTGCCTCTCCTTTGGGGATCCATCCCAGGGCAGCTAATGTCCATCCAGTACCTGAGACTGGGCTCCGAGGATAAAGCAGGTCTGGATGGTGCACTGGATGTCCTACCCTACCTGAATGAGCTGCGCTCACTGGCTATTCGGG GACACTGTTTTTATGACTCGCAAGGTGACCCCCTGCCTGGCCTCCTCACCTCTTTGCCCTCATCCGTTTCCTCCCTGTCTCATCTGGTACACCTGGATCTCTCCTTCAACCAGCTCTCCTGCCTACCATCCTGCCTTCTCACCTTGCCTGTGTTGTCATCCTTGCTCCTCTGTCACAACCACCTCTCAGCTTTGCCTCCAGATATAGGCCAGCTGTCTTCCCTTACCTACCTCTCCCTCATGGGGAATGAGCTGGTCTGTCTTCCCCCGAGTCTGGGTCAACTGAAAGCGCTACAAACACTGGATATTTCACATAATCTCCTTCAGCAACTACCCGATGAAATTGGTTTTCTGGAGGAGCTTGTTAAGCTGGAATTGTCCCATAACAAGTTGAATCAGCTACCAGAGAGCATGG gctctctcctctcccttaGGGAGCTTGTCATCTACAGCAATGACCTCCGCCTGCTCCCACATTGCCTGAACAAACTGCCTCGGCTGAAAATAGATGTGCGTGACAATCCTTTGGGACAACcccctactcctcctcctctccctcctgcaCCTG ATCAAGCCGAAACAAAAATTCCAGAACTGCACCTAGGATTTAATCAGCACAG TTTCTGTGTTTCGTCTGCTGGTTGTCATGTGTTTCTCCCAGGGGGGGCTGAGCTGCTGTTCCCCCCGGGGTGCTTGTTGACAACCACAAGACTGGAGTGGCTTGAGAAAAGGCCAGAAAGGAAGTGGGTGTTGCTGGAGGAGCATGACATCTTACTGAGTCGACCACTGGAACTCCGTCCTCATGGAATTACATTTCTGAAG cctgtggaggtgtgtgtgccATACCATCGGACAAAAAGaagggaggtggtggtgcagagGTTTGATGGACAGTCATGGAGTATTTTGCCCACTGTTCTGAGGAGAGGAAACGAGAGCCATAGCAGTCATCCTGGCGGGCGTCCAGCCAGG CTGGCCTGCTGTGCAGTGCGCCAGTTCTCCTGGTTTATGGCTGTGTCCCGTCCAGTAAAGGACAGCTGCTCTGTTACGCCAGCTGGAGCTCTGCTGGTGTCCAGCTCTGACCCTGGAATTAAGCTCCACTTCCCTCCAGACTCCACCGTGCAGACCCGCACTATAACTTTACAG GTGCTGCAGGTGTCTGTGTCAGAGGTACAGGCAGTGTGTGGTGATCCTCAGGCCAGAGTCAGccctcttctctgcctctcccagTCTCTCAGCACAGATTTCCTGCAGCCTATCAAAGTTCAGATCCCTCTGCCATCTGGAGTCACAG GCAATACAGTTGATATGTCCAGTTTGCATCTGCTACACGGAGACCCCACTGCCCAAACCTGGACTGACATTACATCACAAGTGTCTCTCTACGTCACCCATCTGTATGCCATTTTCTACATCACACATTTCTCCTG GTACTGGCTCTGGTACACCACTCAGCAATGTGTTAGTGGGGTGGTCAGGAAGGTCTATCAAAGGCTAAAACAGTTCAAAGTCCAGTTTCTTGTGCTCCAGCGGAAGACTGATCCTTCACAAGTTATACTACAGTGTTTACCTTCTAACAAG GTGGACAGCAGAGTGCAGTCTTTGTCAGAGCAATATGACGGACCTCAACCTTCAGATCTGTGTGACCTGCTGGAAGGAGAGCAGTTCTTTGCCGGCTTTGAGAGGGGCTTGGATATCAGCACAG AAAGACCAGACTGTGTGGGTGGAaggctgtgttttgtgttttactcCAGCCTGAAGAATCTGAAGGAAGTGTACATCTGTTCAGCTGAGGGTCATAAGGGACCAGTGAGAGGACAA GTGTCTTTTTATAGAGGGGAGATTCCCAACAATCTCCCAGAGGATGTggcgaggaagaggaaaggacaTGACAACCAGTGGCTTGCAACCTTACCGCTAAGACTCCCG GCTCTAAActcagaaaataatttcatcatGGAAGAGCTCCAGCATCCTCCTCTGAACCTGGGTGACCCTGAGAGCGGCTACCTGACAGAAGCCAACCTGCTGTCCATCTCTCTTCAGATAGGACAGGACTGGCGTGTTATTGGTATTAATCTTGGCTTAAGCTACCAGGAGTTGGACCGCATCCAGTACAAGTACAG CCAAAGCCTCTAA
- the pnpla2 gene encoding patatin-like phospholipase domain-containing protein 2 isoform X1: MTAARVPAQGRHRGLTGLSTDWSVYQLFQLLLVTLVCNVVCDWTVRLTLCPPPNAHEPNSPWNISFAGCGFLGIYHVGVASCLVEQAPFLVQNAKHIYGASAGALTATALVTGVCLGEAGASIIDVAKEARKRFLGPMHPSFNLVKIVRHMLRRTLPADCHHEANGRLGISLTRVTDGENVLVSHFNSKEELVQACVCSAYIPVYCGLIPPTLQGVRYVDGGISDNLPQYELKNTITVSPFSGESDICPRDTSTNIHELRFTNTSIQFTLTNLYRVSRALFPPDPMVMKAMCKQGYKDALHFLKKNGLLNFNGPQRDRPLLARGEENEDYNDDEEDNKSDEEEAKLYVEEGAVMVHCSSSIEEHFFDNLPPTLHRALVEACMERRSLVQKLSNMLPVRMASTLMLPYTFPLESALSLTLRLLEWLPDVQEDVGWIREQILKLLQHILRQASRSFSQHVSARFSCQLELHHYQSLPYQISSTSLFPTWVNGSSSSVQDVFMRLDQYKKQLLSGVLCINMDLQGSFKTKAMSPEKSSLPILCSEGLTMHRGHLNIPPAANSEETISSS, translated from the exons ATGACAGCTGCCAGGGTGCCCGCTCAAGGGCGTCACAGGGGTTTAACCGGTCTAAGCACTGATTGGTCAGTTTATCAACTGTTTCAATTGTTATTGGTCACTTTGGTTTGCAATGTCGTCTGTGATTGGACAGTCCGTCTTACTCTGTGCCCTCCTCCCAACGCACACGAACCAA ACTCGCCGTGGAACATCTCTTTTGCAGGTTGCGGCTTCCTCGGCATCTACCACGTCGGTGTTGCGAGCTGTCTGGTGGAGCAGGCTCCTTTTCTGGTGCAAAACGCCAAGCACATTTATGGAGCATCAGCTGGAGCTCTGACCGCCACTGCCCTGGTCACTGGAGTGTGTCTCG GAGAGGCTGGTGCGAGCATCATCGATGTTGCCAAAGAGGCGAGGAAGCGGTTCCTCGGACCCATGCATCCCTCCTTTAATCTGGTGAAGATTGTGCGTCACATGTTGCGCCGCACCCTGCCAGCTGATTGTCACCATGAGGCCAACGGGCGGTTAGGAATCTCCCTTACCCGagtgacagatggagaaaatgtCCTGGTGTCGCACTTCAACAGCAAGGAGGAGCTGGTGCAG GCATGTGTCTGCAGCGCCTACATCCCCGTGTATTGCGGCCTCATTCCTCCCACACTACAAGGAGTG CGATATGTGGATGGAGGAATCTCAGACAACCTTCCTCAGTATGAGCTGAAAAACACCATCACCGTGTCCCCGTTTTCTGGAGAGAGCGACATCTGCCCCCGAGACACCTCGACCAACATACACGAGCTGCGATTCACCAACACAAGCATCCAGTTCACTCTCACCAACCTCTACAGAGTCTCCAGGGCACTTTTCCCTCCAGACCCAATG gtTATGAAGGCCATGTGTAAGCAGGGATATAAAGACGCTCTGCACTTTTTGAAGAAGAATG GATTGCTTAACTTCAACGGGCCTCAAAGAGACAGGCCCCTGCTGGCTCGTGGCGAAGAAAATGAGGACTATAACGATGACGAGGAGGACAATAAAAGTGATGAAGAAGAGGCAAAGCTGTATGTGGAAGAGGGAGCAGTGATGGTTCACTGCAGCTCCTCAATAGAGGAGCATTTCTTCGATAACCTTCCACCCACCCTGCACAGAG CTCTAGTTGAGGCCTGCATGGAGAGGAGGAGCCTGGTGCAGAAGCTGAGCAACATGCTTCCTGTCAGGATGGCCTCAACCCTGATGCTCCCCTACACTTTCCCTCTGGAGTCTGCTCTGTCCTTGACTCTCAG ACTTCTGGAGTGGCTGCCAGATGTGCAAGAAGATGTGGGGTGGATTCGAGAGCAGATATTGAAACTCCTACAGCATATTCTTCGCCAGGCCTCCAGAAGCTTTTCCCAGCATGTATCTGCCAG GTTTTCCTGTCAGCTGGAGCTGCACCACTACCAGTCCCTCCCATACCAGATCAGCTCCACCAGCCTGTTTCCCACCTGGGTGAACGGGAGCAGTTCCTCAGTCCAAGATGTCTTCATGCGTCTCGACCAGTACAAGAAGCAGCTGTTGTCCGGCGTGCTGTGTATCAACATGGACCTGCAAGGCTCCTTCAAAACTAAAGCGATGTCACCGGAGAAGAGTTCTCTGCCCATCCTCTGTTCAGAAGGCCTCACGATGCACAGAGGTCATCTTAATATTCCACCTGCTGCCAACTCTGAAGAAACCATCAGTAGCTCCTAA
- the pnpla2 gene encoding patatin-like phospholipase domain-containing protein 2 isoform X2 produces the protein MTAARVPAQGRHRGLTGLSTDWSVYQLFQLLLVTLVCNVVCDWTVRLTLCPPPNAHEPSCGFLGIYHVGVASCLVEQAPFLVQNAKHIYGASAGALTATALVTGVCLGEAGASIIDVAKEARKRFLGPMHPSFNLVKIVRHMLRRTLPADCHHEANGRLGISLTRVTDGENVLVSHFNSKEELVQACVCSAYIPVYCGLIPPTLQGVRYVDGGISDNLPQYELKNTITVSPFSGESDICPRDTSTNIHELRFTNTSIQFTLTNLYRVSRALFPPDPMVMKAMCKQGYKDALHFLKKNGLLNFNGPQRDRPLLARGEENEDYNDDEEDNKSDEEEAKLYVEEGAVMVHCSSSIEEHFFDNLPPTLHRALVEACMERRSLVQKLSNMLPVRMASTLMLPYTFPLESALSLTLRLLEWLPDVQEDVGWIREQILKLLQHILRQASRSFSQHVSARFSCQLELHHYQSLPYQISSTSLFPTWVNGSSSSVQDVFMRLDQYKKQLLSGVLCINMDLQGSFKTKAMSPEKSSLPILCSEGLTMHRGHLNIPPAANSEETISSS, from the exons ATGACAGCTGCCAGGGTGCCCGCTCAAGGGCGTCACAGGGGTTTAACCGGTCTAAGCACTGATTGGTCAGTTTATCAACTGTTTCAATTGTTATTGGTCACTTTGGTTTGCAATGTCGTCTGTGATTGGACAGTCCGTCTTACTCTGTGCCCTCCTCCCAACGCACACGAACCAA GTTGCGGCTTCCTCGGCATCTACCACGTCGGTGTTGCGAGCTGTCTGGTGGAGCAGGCTCCTTTTCTGGTGCAAAACGCCAAGCACATTTATGGAGCATCAGCTGGAGCTCTGACCGCCACTGCCCTGGTCACTGGAGTGTGTCTCG GAGAGGCTGGTGCGAGCATCATCGATGTTGCCAAAGAGGCGAGGAAGCGGTTCCTCGGACCCATGCATCCCTCCTTTAATCTGGTGAAGATTGTGCGTCACATGTTGCGCCGCACCCTGCCAGCTGATTGTCACCATGAGGCCAACGGGCGGTTAGGAATCTCCCTTACCCGagtgacagatggagaaaatgtCCTGGTGTCGCACTTCAACAGCAAGGAGGAGCTGGTGCAG GCATGTGTCTGCAGCGCCTACATCCCCGTGTATTGCGGCCTCATTCCTCCCACACTACAAGGAGTG CGATATGTGGATGGAGGAATCTCAGACAACCTTCCTCAGTATGAGCTGAAAAACACCATCACCGTGTCCCCGTTTTCTGGAGAGAGCGACATCTGCCCCCGAGACACCTCGACCAACATACACGAGCTGCGATTCACCAACACAAGCATCCAGTTCACTCTCACCAACCTCTACAGAGTCTCCAGGGCACTTTTCCCTCCAGACCCAATG gtTATGAAGGCCATGTGTAAGCAGGGATATAAAGACGCTCTGCACTTTTTGAAGAAGAATG GATTGCTTAACTTCAACGGGCCTCAAAGAGACAGGCCCCTGCTGGCTCGTGGCGAAGAAAATGAGGACTATAACGATGACGAGGAGGACAATAAAAGTGATGAAGAAGAGGCAAAGCTGTATGTGGAAGAGGGAGCAGTGATGGTTCACTGCAGCTCCTCAATAGAGGAGCATTTCTTCGATAACCTTCCACCCACCCTGCACAGAG CTCTAGTTGAGGCCTGCATGGAGAGGAGGAGCCTGGTGCAGAAGCTGAGCAACATGCTTCCTGTCAGGATGGCCTCAACCCTGATGCTCCCCTACACTTTCCCTCTGGAGTCTGCTCTGTCCTTGACTCTCAG ACTTCTGGAGTGGCTGCCAGATGTGCAAGAAGATGTGGGGTGGATTCGAGAGCAGATATTGAAACTCCTACAGCATATTCTTCGCCAGGCCTCCAGAAGCTTTTCCCAGCATGTATCTGCCAG GTTTTCCTGTCAGCTGGAGCTGCACCACTACCAGTCCCTCCCATACCAGATCAGCTCCACCAGCCTGTTTCCCACCTGGGTGAACGGGAGCAGTTCCTCAGTCCAAGATGTCTTCATGCGTCTCGACCAGTACAAGAAGCAGCTGTTGTCCGGCGTGCTGTGTATCAACATGGACCTGCAAGGCTCCTTCAAAACTAAAGCGATGTCACCGGAGAAGAGTTCTCTGCCCATCCTCTGTTCAGAAGGCCTCACGATGCACAGAGGTCATCTTAATATTCCACCTGCTGCCAACTCTGAAGAAACCATCAGTAGCTCCTAA
- the slc25a22a gene encoding mitochondrial glutamate carrier 1: MADKQISLPAKLINGGIAGLIGVTCVFPIDLAKTRLQNQQNGSRLYTSMSDCLIKTIRSEGYFGMYRGAAVNLTLVTPEKAIKLAANDFFRHHLSKDGKLTLVKEMLAGCGAGTCQVIVTTPMEMLKIQLQDAGRIAAQRKLMPEMVAAGTVETKSPTAMQLTRQLLREKGIAGLYKGLGATLLRDVPFSIIYFPLFANLNNLGKRGTDGPAPFYVSFISGCLAGSTAAVAVNPVDVIKTRLQSLNRGSTEDTYSGVTDCIRKIMQNEGPSAFLKGAYCRALVIAPLFGIAQVVYFLGVGEFILSFLPKKDN; encoded by the exons ATGGCTGACAAGCAGATCAG TTTGCCTGCCAAATTGATCAATGGGGGGATCGCTGGCCTAATTGGAGTGACCTGTGTGTTTCCCATTGACCTGGCCAAGACTCGCTTGCAAAACCAGCAAAATGGATCTCGCCTTTACACCAGCAT gtcAGACTGCCTTATTAAGACCATCCGGTCAGAGGGGTATTTTGGGATGTACCGAG GAGCGGCAGTGAACCTGACACTAGTGACGCCAGAGAAAGCCATCAAATTGGCTGCCAACGACTTCTTCAGGCATCACCTCTCCAAGGATGG AAAACTCACCCTGGTCAAAGAGATGCTGGCTGGGTGCGGGGCAGGTACATGCcag GTTATTGTCACAACTCCTATGGAGATGTTGAAAATCCAGCTCCAAGATGCTGGAAGAATTG CGGCTCAGAGGAAGTTGATGCCAGAGATGGTGGCAGCAGGTACCGTGGAGACAAAGTCCCCAACAGCCATGCAGCTCACCAGACAGTTACTGAGGGAAAAGGGCATTGCTGGGCTCTATAAAGGTCTTGGGGCCACATTACTCAG GGATGTTCCTTTCTCCATCATCTATTTCCCCCTTTTTGCCAACCTGAATAACCTGGGCAAGCGAGGCACAGATGGACCTGCTCCTTTCTACGTGTCATTTATATCAGGCTGCCTTGCGGGGAGCACAGCGGCTGTTGCCGTCAACCCCGTCGATG TGATAAAGACTAGACTGCAGTCGCTGAACCGAGGAAGCACAGAAGACACGTACAGTGGAGTGACTGACTGTATCAG GAAGATCATGCAGAACGAGGGTCCATCAGCCTTCCTGAAGGGGGCCTACTGTCGAGCCTTGGTCATTGCACCTCTGTTTGGCATCGCCCAGGTGGTGTACTTTCTGGGCGTAGGTGAATTTATCCTCAGCTTCTTGCCTAAAAAAGACAACTAA